The Mycolicibacterium insubricum DNA segment TCGATGCGCACGGCCCCGTCGTCGGGGCTGCCGAAGCGATTGGCCAGATCCAGCAGTTGCTTGGCGACCCGGCCGGGCACATCGGTGAAAATCAGGTCGCACAGTGCGTTGTTGGTGCGGCGCAGCCGTCGGGCCAGTACCCGCAGCAGCTGTTCGGCGATCTGCGGGCGGCCGGTGATCCAACTGTGCAGGGCCTCGCGGTCCATGCTGACCGCCTCCACCTCGGTCAGCGCGGTCACCGTCGAGGTGCGCGGGCCCGGATCGAAGATCGCCAGCTCGCCGAAGATGTCCGACGGCCCGAGCAGCGCCAGTAGGCTCTCCCGGCCGTCGGGGGAGGTGCGGCCGATCTTCACCGTTCCGGAGGTGATGATGAACAGCCGGTCGCCCGGCTCTCCTTCGCGGAACACCCGATGGCCGCGCGGGAACGACACCGGCTGCAGTTGTTCGTACAGGGCGGCGACGGCATCGGGATCGACACCCTGGAAAATGCTGGCGCGAAGCAGAACGTCGCTCATGGCTGCAGCCGGCGCGGCGGCCTCACCCGTGGCCTTCGCCGGCGATACATCCATGGGTCCACCCTACGAGAACCCGGTCACCTTGGCCCGCCTGGGGTGGTTCTGATCACTGCCGCGCGATGGGCGGATGGTTGATCAGTCAGATGCTCAGCCGCTTATAGCGTTGCAGCCGTTTGACCGCGGTGGATGACGCGGGTCCGGCAACGGCGGCCAGTGCGGTGCGCAGAGCCGCGGCCACCGCGTCGGTATCGAGCTCCGCGCCGATGGCCACCAGCTGAGTCTGCGTCGAACCGGCCGGTGCGGGTGCGATGTGCACGGCCGAACCGACCAGGTTCACCAGATAGCGGCGCACCGTATTCGGGTACTGCACGGCGATGGTGCCCTTCATCCGGTAGACGCTGGGCGGCGGATTCTCCAGGAGGTCGAACACCGCATTCGCGTCGACGCAACCGGTGCCGGCGACGGTGACCGCGTCGGCGTGCACGTGGTGGTCGTGCCCGCAGTGATCGTGCCCGTGGTCGTCGGATTCGACCAGCAGATCCCGCAGGGAGAGTTGACCGTCGGGGGCGTCGTCGGCGATGTCGTAAAGCAACGCGGGGTCGATCCGGCCGCCGGATGTGCCTATCACCGTCACGCCGGGATTGCGCTCGTGCACCCGTTCGGTGATCCGGTCCAGCAGTTCGGATCGCTCGCCGTCGGGCACCGCATCGAGCTTGTTGACGATGACCAGCGACGCCGCCGCATAGCGGGCCGGCGGCATCCCGTCGCGGTCCACGGTGTCGAAGTGGTTGACCGCGTCGATGACGTCGACGACTCCGCCGGGGCGCACATTGTCGACGCCGGAGAACCGGATGATCCGGGCCAGTGCGGCCGGCTCGGCGACACCGCTGGCCTCCACGATGATGACGTCGAGGCGCAGCTTGGGATCGGCCAGCCGGGCCAGCGCCTCGTCCAGGCCGCCGTCGTCGGGCAGGCAGCAGATGCAGCCGCCAGTGATCGACGCGGGCTCGTCGATCTGCCCGGTGACCAGCCCGGCGTCGACGTTGATGGCGCCGAAGTCGTTGATCACCAACCCGATTCGGGCGTCCGGGCGGCGCAGCACATGGTTGAGCAGAGTGGTCTTGCCCGCGCCCAGGAACCCCGTCAGCGCGATCACCGGTACCGTCGTCGTGGAGGCCATCACATGAACCGGCCGCCGGTCACCTCCAGCACCGTGCCGGTCATGTACGACGACAGGTCCGAAGCCAGGAACAGTGCCACCTTGGCGACCTCGTCGATCTCACCGGCGCGGCCCATCGGGATCTCGGCCATCTTCTGCTCCCACACCTTGGCCGGCATGGCCTCGGTCATCGCGGTGCGGATCAGACCCGGCTGGATGGCGTTGACCCGCACGCCCAGATGGGCGAGTTCTTTGGCGGCGGCCTTGGTCAACCCGACGATGCCGGCCTTGGCCGCCGAATAGTTCGTCTGCCCGGCCAGGCCGATCTTGCCCGACAGCGACGACATGTTGACGATGGTGCCGCCGCCGTTGGCGCGCATGATCGCCCCGGCCAACCGGGTGCCGTTCCAGGTGCCCTTCAGATGCACCGCGATGACCTGGTCGAACATCTCCTCGGTCATGGTGCGCATGGTGGCGTCCCGGGTGATGCCGGCGTTGTTGACCATCACGTCCACCGGGGTGAAGCGCTCGGCCGCCACCGCCAGCAGCGCCTCGACATCGGCGGCCGAGGTGACATCGCAACCCGCCCCGACGGCCACCGCGTCACCGCCGAGCTCACGGGCTGCCGCCACGGCGGCCTCGGCGTTGATGTCGCCGATCACCACCCGGGCGCCCTCGTCGATGAACCGTGCGGCGATGGCGAACCCGATACCCTGCGCCGCGCCGGTGATGACCGCCGTCCTATCCGCCAACAGCCCTGAACTCATCGTGTGTCTCCCTCGCTAGCCTGCCCCTGCATGTAACCACGGACGGCAGGCAGGACGAAGATGGGCGGGTATGAGTCCCCGCGGGAGTCGAGGTCAGGAGAAAAGAGCATGAACCTCACCGGCGACGAACAGCAGATGGTGGAACTGGTCGCCGACTTCGTCGACCGGCGGGTCCGGCCCGGGGTCCGCGACTTCGAGGCCGACGACATCTACCCCGAGGAGTTCATCGAGGAGATGAAGGCCCTCGGCTTCTTCGGGCTGTTGGTACCGGCCGAGTTCGGTGGTGTCGACGTCTCCACCGCATGCTTCGCCCTGGTCACCGAGCAACTGGCCCGCGGGTGGATGAGCCTGGCCGGGGCGATCGGTGGGCATTCGGTGATCAGCTACCTGATCCGCACCTTCGGCACCGCCGAACAGCAGCGCCGCTACCTGCCGGGTATGGCCGACGGTTCCATCCGGGCGACCATGGCGCTCACCGAACCCGGCGGTGGGTCGGACCTACAGGCCATGCGCACCGGCGCGGTGCGCGACGGCGACCACTGGGTCATCGATGGGTCGAAGACCTGGATCTCCAATGCCGCGCACGCGCAGCTGTTCGGCTTGCTGTGCATCACCGACCGCGGGGCCTGCCCGGCGCACCGGGGGATGAGCGTGATCCTGGCGGAGCCCGGCGACGGTCTGATCGTGTCGAAGAAGCTGCCCAAGTTGGGCTACCGCGGGGTCGAGGCGTGCGAGGTCGTCTTCGACGGCTACCGAGTCGCCGGTGCCGACATCCTCGGTGGGGTGCCCAACGCCGGGTGGGGGCAGATGATGCGGGGGCTGGAGGTCGGCCGCATCCAGGTCGCCGCCCGCGCGCTGGGCGTCGGCCAGGCCGCCCTCGACGACGCCGTCCGCTACGCCCAGCAGCGCGAGTCGTTCGGCAAACCCATCTGGCGGCATCAGTCGGTGGGAAACCTGCTGGCCGACATGGCCACCAAACAACAGGCGGCGCGGCTGCTGACGCTGAACGCCGCCGAGAAGCTCGATGCCGGCGAGCGGGCGGACATGGAGGCCGGGATGGCCAAGCTGTTCGCCTCGGAGGCCGCCATGCAGATCGCGCTGGACGCCATCCGGGTGCACGGGGGCTACGGCTACTCCAAGGAGTACGACGTCGAACGCTACTTCCGCGACGCCCCGTTGATGATCGTCGGCGAGGGCACCAACGAGATCCAGCGCAATGTCATTGCCGCGCAGCTGATCGCCCGCAACAAGATCTGAAACGTTACGGTGATCCGATGAGTTGTAACTTCCGGCTTCGCGGCGCCCGACCCGACCGCGGCGGTGCGCCGCGATGACCACGCAACCACTGCGCGGCCTGCGCATCGTCGAATTCGCCAGCTTCGTCGCCGGCCCCTCGGCCGGCATGACCCTGGCGCAACTCGGTGCCGAGGTCATCCGCATCGATCCGACCGGCGGCGCGCCGGACTACCACCGGTGGCCGGTGTCGGCGCGCACCGGCGCCAGCCTGTACTGGTCCGCGCTCAACCGCGGCAAACGGTCGGTGCAGATCGACGTGCGCAGCCCGCAGGGCCGGGAACTGGTGCTGGCGCTGGCGACCGCCCCGGGACCCGACGCCGGGATCGTCGTCGACAACCAGGTGGGCCGGCCGTGGCTGGCGTACGACGAATTGGCCAAGCGGCGGGGCGATGTCATCCGGATGCACATCGGCGGACGAGCCGACGGCGGCCCGGCCGTCGACTACACGGTCAACACCGAGGTCGGCATCACCGCGCTGACCGGACCGGCCGACACCGACACCCCGGTCAACCACGTGTTGCCGGCCTGGGACCTGATCGCCGGGATGACGGCGACCACCGGGTTGCTGGCCGCGCTGCGCCACCGCGACCGCACCGGCGAGGGATCCGATCTCGCACTGGCGCTGGCCGACGTCGCGCTGGCCGGGGTCGCCAACATGGGCTGGCTGACCGAGGCCCGGGAGCAGGGTGACCGGCCCCGCCACGGCAACTACATGTACGGCACCTTCGGCGTCGACTTCGTCGCCGGTGATGGCGCCCGGGTGATGGTGGTCGCGCTGACCGGCCGCCAATGGCAGGCACTGTGCGCCGCCACCGGGATCACCGACGCGGCCGCGTCGGTGGCGACCGTGCTGGGCACCGACTTCACCGACGAGGCGCAGCGCTACGAGCACCGCGAGGTGCTCGCGGCGCTGATGCGGCCCTGGTTCGCCGCACGCACCGGCGCCGAGGTCGCCGACGGCCTGGACGCCGCCGGCGTGCTGTGGAGCCGCTACCGCCGGGTGAGCGACGTCGTCGCCGACCTGGCGGCCGGACGCTCCTCGGCGGTGGTCGCCGACGTCGACCAGCCGGGCATCGGGCAGGTGATCTCGGCGCGAAACCCATTGCGGGAACACGGGGATTACGGCCCGACGGCGGTCGCCGAAGGGCTGGGTGACAGCACCGACCGGGTGCTCGGCGAGGTGCTGGGCCTGGACGCGGCCGAGCTCGCCCGACTGCACGACGCGGGTGTGATCGGCTGACTGGCAGCGGGATGGAGACACGGTGAGTTGTTGCGAGCACGGGGATCTGGCCGGCGACGGCGCATTCACCGTCGATGCCTCCCGGATCACCTTCGGGCGCGGCTGCATCGCCGAACTCGGCGAGCGCGCCCGCTCGCTGGGCATGTCGCGGGTGGCGGTGTTCACCGATCCGGTTATCGCCGGGCTGCCGTTCTTCGCTGCGGCCACCGACTCACTGCGCGCCGCCGGGCTCGATGTCCTCGTCTACGCCGAGGTACGCGTAGAACCCACCGATGAATCCTTTTCCGCTGCCGTGGCATTCGCCGTCGATGCGCGCGCCGACGGGTACGTCTCGGTGGGCGGTGGGTCGGTGATCGACACCGCCAAGGCCGCCAATCTCTACGCCAGCCACCCGGCGGACCTGCTGCACTACGTGAACGCACCGGTCGGCGCGGGCGCGCCGGTGCCCGGCCCGCTGGCCCCGCACATCGCCTGCCCCACCACCTCGGGCACCGGCAGCGAGGTCACCGGCATCGCGATCTTCGACCTGCTGTCCATGGGTGCCAAGACCGGAATCGCCGCACCGGCGCTGCGGCCGTCCGAGGCACTGATCGACCCGGACGCCACTGACACGCTGCCCGGTGCCGTCGTCGCCTGCAGCGGTCTGGACGTACTGTCGCACGCCCTGGAATCCTTCACCGCGCGACCGTATTTCCGACGACCGGTCACCGGTGCACCGCAGCTGAGGCCGATGAGCCAGGGGGCCAACCCATGGAGCGACTTCGGTGCCCGGGAGGCGCTGCGACTGCTCGGGATTTACCTGCAGCGTGCCGTCGACGACGACTCCGACCGCGAGGCACGGGAACAGACCATGTGGGCCGCCACCCTGGCCGGCATCGCCTTCGGCAACGCCGGGGTGCACGTTCCGCACGCCATGTCCTATGCGGTGGCCGGGCTGGTCAGAGACTTCACGCCCGCGGGCTACCTCAGCACCGAGCCGTTGGTGCCGCACGGCATGGCCGTCGTGCTCAACGCGCCGGCGGTGTTCCGGACGCTGGCGCCCACCGCACCGCAGCGTCACCTGGAGGCCGCCGCGTTGCTGGGCGCGGACACCCGGTCGGCCACCCCCGATGATGCCGGAGAGGTACTGGCCGGCGAGCTGATCCGGATCATCCGCGATGTCGGACTGCCCAACGGTCTGGCCGGCGTCGGCTACGGCGAAACCGATTGCGCCGCATTGGTAGCGGGCACCTGGCCGCAGCAGCGACTGCTGAGCAACGCTCCGGTGGACATCACCCGCGAACAACTCGCCGACCTGTTCGGCGCCGCCCTGCGATACTGGTGAGCGCCATGACCGACGACAACGCAAAGACCGACAACGCGGTGACCATCGACGACTACCGGTACGTACTGCCCATCACCACCCGCTGGATGGACAACGACGTCTACGGGCACGTCAACAACGTCACCTACTACAGTTACTTCGACACCGTCGCCAACCACTACCTGATCACCGAGGGCGGACTGGACATCGCCACGTCACCGGTGATCGGCCTGGTGGTCGAATCCAAATGCAACTACCGGGCGCCGCTGGCCTACCCGGACCAGGTCCGCGCGGCACTACGGGTGGACCGGCTTTCGGCCCGCTCGGTCACCTACGGCATTGCCATCTTCGGCCGGGACGTCGAATCACCCTCGGCAGAAGGATATTTCGTGCACGTCTTCGTCGACCGGGACAGCCGTCGGGCCGTGCCCATCCCGGATCGGATCCGCGAGGCGCTAACCTGGATCCAGGCCTGAGCGCGTCATCGCGCGGTGGCCGCGACCTCGTCCAACGAGGGGGCGTAAGACCCGGAATGGCCGACGGTCAGAGCGCTGGTCAGCAGTCCCCGCTGCAGCGCGGGGCGCACCTGTGACCAATCGGCTCCGCACAACCGGCTGCGCGCGGACACCGAACCGAGCAGTTCGCTGTCCAACAACCCCGATAGCAGCCCGGCCATGAAAGAGTCCCCGGCGCCCACGGTGTCGACGACGGCGACCGGGCGCTGGGGGAGGTGAACGATCTCCGGGTGGCCGGCCAACAGGGCGCTGACACCCTGGGGTCCCCGGGTGATCACCACCAGCGCCGGACCGGTCTTGGCCCAGGTGTGCATGACCTCGGAGATCGTGGAGCCGGGGTACAGCCAGTCCAGATCCTCCTCGCTGGCCTTGGCCAGATCGGCTGCCCGCACCATGGCTTCGACCCGATCACGCACCACCGCGGGCGTTTTCATCAGCGCCGGCCGGATGTTGGCGTCATAGGACACGGTGCCGTGATGGCGCATCCGTCGGGCCAGCTCCAGTACGGTCGAACCTCCTGGCTCCAGTGTCACGGCGAAGCTGCCGGTGTGCAGGTGCCCGAACCGGGACGGCTCCGGCGGCAGGGGGACCGCCCAGGTGAGGTCGAATTCGTAGCTGGCCACACCGTCGGCGTCCAGCCGCGCGTGCGCCACCGGGGTGCTGGTGGCGGTCTCGGTGCCGGGGGTGATCTCGACACCGGCCTGGCGCGCGTACTGGGCGAGTACCTCGCCGTGCGGGTCGTGGGCCCACCACGAGCAGAGGCTCACGGGCTGGCCCAGCGTCGCCAGCCCGACCGCCACGTTGAGCATGCTGCCGCCGATGTGTTCAGAGGTGGAGTCCGGACCGATCACGATGTCGAACACCGCCTCGCCGACGCTGAGCACCCGGGCGGTCACCGGTGCGCTCCGAAGGTGGCGACGAGGGCGCTGCGGATCACGAGCGCATTCATGGCCTCGACCGTAGAGGGTGCAGCCCGGGCAGGGGGGCGATTCGGACCCACGCCCAAGACGACGAAACCTGAGCACGCCAAGGATGAGGAGTCCGGTAGCAGGGCCTGAACCCCACCCCGAATGAAAGTAAGGCTAACCTTAGGGTAGGTGGGGGTCGTGGCGTTGCGACGGCACTACGACGGGAAGGACCGACATGGCCCGCGGTTTACAGGGTGCGCTTCTGCGCGGATTCGGGGCGCGTGACCATCAGGTCACCGTCACCGACACGGTGATGGTGGCTCCGCACGTGGTGCGGGTCAGGTTCACCGCCCCGACGGTCTTCGAGGACCTCGCCGTCGAACCCACCGCCTGGTTGCGGTTCTGGTTCCCCGACCCCGACGGCGGCTCCACCGAGTTTCAGCGCGCCTACACCCTCTCCGAGGCCGACGAGCCAGCGGGCACCTTCGCCGTCGACGTCGTGCTGCACGAACCGTCCGGCCCAGCTACCGCCTGGGCGCGCACGGCCACCTCCGGCGACACCCTGGCCGTGATGGTGATGGGTTCGGTCGGGTTCCACGTCGCCGACGAACCACCCGCCGGGTACCTGCTGATCGGCGACTCCGCCTCACTGCCCGCGATCAACAGCATCCTGGAGGTCATCCCGCCGTCGATCCCCGTCGAGTGCTACCTGGAAACCCACGACGCCGACGACGAACTGATCCCCATCCGAGAGCACCCGCGGCTGCGGCTGCACCGGGTGCAGCGCCACGACACCGGCTCGCTGGCCGCCGCCGTCGAGGCCCGCGACTGGTCGAACTGGTACGCCTGGGTCGGCTGCGAAGCCGGATCCCTCAAGGCCCTGCGCCCCCGGTTGCGCAACGACTTCGGTTTCCCGAAGACCGAGATCCACGCGCAGGCCTATTGGACGGTGGGCCGGGAGATGGGTAAACGCCGCGGGGACGAGCCGGCGGCGGTTGAACCGGCCGCCGATTCAGTGCGGCCGGAATCAGCGGTCGAGCCGGCACCGGATGTCGCCCAAGCCGAGGCCGTGCCCCGCGGCAACTGGAAGGAGCAGGGTGCCGGCCGGCTGCTGTCGCCGCTGCGCACCCAATTGATCCTGTCCGGCGTGCTGCAGGCCGTCATCACCCTCGTCCAGCTGGCACCCTTCGTCCTGTTGGTCGAACTGTCCCGGCTGCTGCTGTCCGGCGCCGAACCGGATCGGCTGCGCACCCTGGGCCTGGTCGCCGTCGGGCTGTTGGGTACCGGCACCCTGTTGGGTGCGGCGCTGACCCTGTGGCTGCACGTCGTCGACGCCCGATTCGCGCGCAGTCTGCGGGTCCGGTTGCTGGACAAGCTGTCCCGGATGCCGCTGGGCTGGTTCACCGAACGCGGGTCGGCCGGCGTCAAGCAGCTGGTATCCGACGATCCGCTGGCGCTGCACTACCTGATCACCCACGCCATCCCGGACGCCGTCAACGCCGTAGTGGCCCCGGTCGCCGTGTTGGTCTACCTGTTCGTGGTCGACTGGCGAATCGCCCTGCTGCTGCTGGCACCGGTGCTGGTGTACATCGTGCTGATGGTCACCATGTCGATCCAGTCCGGCCCGAAGATCCCGCAGTCCCAGCGCTGGGCCGAGAAGATGGGCACCGAGGCCGGGGGTTACCTGGCCGGGCAACCGGTGGTGCGGATCTTCGGCGGTGCCGCCGCCTCGGGCTTCCGCCGCCGTCTCGACGAGTACCTCGCGTTCCTGGTGGACTGGCAGCGCCCGTTCGTCGGGAAGAAGACGTGGATGGACCTGGTCACCAGGCCGTCGACGTTCCTCTGGCTGATCGCGGCGCTGGGCACCGCGCTGATCGTCACGCACCGGATGAACCCGGTGGATCTGCTGCCGTTCCTGTTGCTGGGCACCACCTTCGGTGCCCGGCTGCTGGGCATCGGCTACGGGCTGTCCGGTATCAGCACCGGAATGCAGGCCGCCCGCCGAATCCAGGGCACCCTCGATGCGCCGGAGCTTGGCACCCCGACCCACGCCCCGGCGGCGCCGGCACGGGACGCGATGGGAACCCGGGCGGGAACCGTCGAATACCGCGACGTCACCTTCGGCTACCGACCCGACGTTCCGGTGGTCTGCGATGTCAACCTGACCCTGCGGCCCGGTACCGTCACCGCGCTGGTCGGCCCGTCCGGCTCGGGCAAGTCGACGCTCGCCGCACTGCTGGCCCGCTTCCACGATGTCCAGCGCGGCGCAATCACCGTCGGCGGCACCGATATTCGCGAGTTCCCCGCCGACGACCTGTACGCCCGGGTCGGATTCGTGCTGCAGGACACCCAGCTGATCCATGGCACCGTCGCCGAGAACATCGCGCTCGCCGATCCGGACGCCGGGCTCGAGAAGATCCGCGAAGCCGCCCGCGACGCCCAGATCCACGACCGCATCATGGCCCTGCCGGACGGCTACGACACCGTCCTGGGCCCGGACGCCGCGCTGTCCGGCGGCGAGCGGCAGCGGCTGACCATCGCCCGGGCGATCCTGGCCGACACCGCGATCCTCATCCTCGACGAAGCCACCTCGTTCGCCGACCCGGAATCGGAGTACCAGGTGCAACAGGCACTGGACCGGCTGACCCGCGACCGCACCGTCCTGGTGATCGCCCACCGCCTGCACACCATCACCGGAGCCGACCAGATCGTCGTGCTCGACTCCGGATCGATCGTCGAAACCGGGACGCACGACGAACTTTTCGCCGCGAGGGGCCGCTACCGGGCACTGTGGGACTCCGGCCGCTCGATGGCCGGCGCGGGCACCGAAGCCGCCGTCACCGAGGGGAGTCACCGATGATCCGCACCCTGCTGGCCCTGATGCCGCCCGGCAGCCGCGGCCGGGTGTACGGCTATCTGACACTGACGATGCTGTCGGTGCTGCTGCGCGCCGCATCGGCGGTGCTGCTGGTGCCGTTCGTCGCGGCGCTGTTCGGCGACGATTCCCACCGGGCGGTGCCCTGGCTGGGGTGGCTGACCGTCGCTACCGTCGGCGGCTGGATCATCGACGCCGCGGCGTCGCGCCTGGGCTTCACGCTCGGCTTCGGCGTCCTGGACTCCAGCCAGCGCGACCTCGCCGAGCGGCTGCCACAGGTGCAGCTGCGCTGGTTCACCGCCGAGAACACCGCCACCACCCGGTCGGCGATCGCGGCGACCGGACCGGAGCTGGTCGGCATGATCGTTTACCTGCTGACCCCGCTGCTCGGGGCGATGGCCCTGCCGGCGGTGATCGCGCTGGCGCTGGCGGCCACCGTCTCGGTTCCGCTGGGGCTGGCGGCGCTGGCCGGTGTGGTGGTGCTGTTCGCCGCCATGTGGGCCTCGATCCGGCTCAGCCGCAACGCCGATGCCCTGGCCGATGAGAGCAACACCGAATTGACCGAGCGGATCATCGAATTCGCCCGCACCCAGGCCGCGTTGCGCGCCGCCCGACGGGTGGCGCCCGCCCGCAGCATGGCCGGCGCCGCGCTGGACGCCCAGCACGGCGCGACCATGCGGCTGCTGGCCATGCAGATCCCGGGGCAGATCCTGTTCAGCATCGCCAGCCAGCTCGCGCTGATCCTGTTCGCCGGGGCCGCCGCGGTGCTGACCGTGCGCGGCCAGCTCGGCGCACCGGAAGCCGTCGCCCTGATCGTCGTGCTGGTGCGCTACCTCGAACCGTTCACCGCGCTGAGCGAGCTGGCCCCCGGCATTGACACCACCCGCGCGACGCTGCGCCGCATCCAGGCGGTGCTGGACGCGCCGACGTTGGCCGCCGGAGACCGCGGACCGGCCGGGACCGGTGCGCCCCGAATCGAATTCGACTCCGTCGGCTTCGGCTACTCCGACGACGACCGGGTGCTCGACGACATCAGCTTCGCACTGGAGCCGGGCACCACGACCGCCATCGTCGGCCCGTCCGGATCGGGCAAGAGCACCGTGTTGTCGCTCATCGCCGGGCTCTACCAACCCGACCGCGGCGCGGTCCGGTTCGACGGCGTCGACCTGGCCCAGATGGATCCGGAGGCGCGGCGCGAGGCGGTGTCCATGGTGTTCCAGCACTCGTATCTGTTCGACGGCACCATTGCCGACAACGTCCTCGTCGGCCATCCGGGCGCCGACGACGCCGCACTGCGGGAGGCGTTCGGCCTGGCCCGAGTCGACGAGCTGCTGGCCCGGCTGCCCGACGGCGACCGGTCGCCGGTCGGGGAGGGCGGATCGGCGCTGTCCGGTGGCGAGCGACAGCGGGTGGGCATCGCCCGGGCACTGCTCAAACCGGCACCGGTGCTGCTGGTGGACGAGGCGACCAGCGCCCTGGACACCGAGAACGAGGCGGCGATCGTCGCGGCCCTGACCGACGACGCACGCCCGCGCACCCGGGTGATCGTTGCCCACCGGCTGGCCAGCATCGCCGGCGCCGACCGGGTGCTATTCATCGAGGGCGGCCGGATCGTCGAGGACGGCGGCATCGACGAGCTGCTCGCCGGGGGCGGCCGATTCGCCGAGTTCTGGGACCAGCGCCGGGCCGCCGCGGACTGGCAGATCGCCGGCGCCCCGCACTAGAACCTGCGCCCGACGTCGGTGCGGGTGTTCACCGGCGAGGGTTGTCCGAACGTACGCCGGCGCCGGAGCTCAGGCGGAGTCGGCCGCGTTCCAGCCGCCCGGCAACAGCGGCATCCGGACGTCCGAACCGTACTCGTCGCCGGGCAGTTCGGTGAGTCCGGCCGCGGTCGACGCGCCCAGTGTCCCGGCGCCGTGTCGCCCGGCCCGGGCGGTGGCCGCCGGATCGGCGGCGAAGCTACCCGTGGCCGTCGTGCCGACCGCCGGCGTCGCCGTCGGTGGCGGGCCGTCGTCCATCGTGAGGTATTCGTCGCGGTGGCCGCGTTCGGCCATCGCCGCGCCGCGACGGCGCCGTGCCCGGCGCCGCGCG contains these protein-coding regions:
- a CDS encoding Crp/Fnr family transcriptional regulator, encoding MSDVLLRASIFQGVDPDAVAALYEQLQPVSFPRGHRVFREGEPGDRLFIITSGTVKIGRTSPDGRESLLALLGPSDIFGELAIFDPGPRTSTVTALTEVEAVSMDREALHSWITGRPQIAEQLLRVLARRLRRTNNALCDLIFTDVPGRVAKQLLDLANRFGSPDDGAVRIDLVLTQHEIAQLVGSSRETINKALSDFAQRGWIRQQGRTTWITDPAKLARRARM
- a CDS encoding CobW family GTP-binding protein produces the protein MASTTTVPVIALTGFLGAGKTTLLNHVLRRPDARIGLVINDFGAINVDAGLVTGQIDEPASITGGCICCLPDDGGLDEALARLADPKLRLDVIIVEASGVAEPAALARIIRFSGVDNVRPGGVVDVIDAVNHFDTVDRDGMPPARYAAASLVIVNKLDAVPDGERSELLDRITERVHERNPGVTVIGTSGGRIDPALLYDIADDAPDGQLSLRDLLVESDDHGHDHCGHDHHVHADAVTVAGTGCVDANAVFDLLENPPPSVYRMKGTIAVQYPNTVRRYLVNLVGSAVHIAPAPAGSTQTQLVAIGAELDTDAVAAALRTALAAVAGPASSTAVKRLQRYKRLSI
- the fabG gene encoding 3-oxoacyl-ACP reductase FabG; the encoded protein is MSSGLLADRTAVITGAAQGIGFAIAARFIDEGARVVIGDINAEAAVAAARELGGDAVAVGAGCDVTSAADVEALLAVAAERFTPVDVMVNNAGITRDATMRTMTEEMFDQVIAVHLKGTWNGTRLAGAIMRANGGGTIVNMSSLSGKIGLAGQTNYSAAKAGIVGLTKAAAKELAHLGVRVNAIQPGLIRTAMTEAMPAKVWEQKMAEIPMGRAGEIDEVAKVALFLASDLSSYMTGTVLEVTGGRFM
- a CDS encoding acyl-CoA dehydrogenase family protein, producing the protein MNLTGDEQQMVELVADFVDRRVRPGVRDFEADDIYPEEFIEEMKALGFFGLLVPAEFGGVDVSTACFALVTEQLARGWMSLAGAIGGHSVISYLIRTFGTAEQQRRYLPGMADGSIRATMALTEPGGGSDLQAMRTGAVRDGDHWVIDGSKTWISNAAHAQLFGLLCITDRGACPAHRGMSVILAEPGDGLIVSKKLPKLGYRGVEACEVVFDGYRVAGADILGGVPNAGWGQMMRGLEVGRIQVAARALGVGQAALDDAVRYAQQRESFGKPIWRHQSVGNLLADMATKQQAARLLTLNAAEKLDAGERADMEAGMAKLFASEAAMQIALDAIRVHGGYGYSKEYDVERYFRDAPLMIVGEGTNEIQRNVIAAQLIARNKI
- a CDS encoding CoA transferase, whose product is MTTQPLRGLRIVEFASFVAGPSAGMTLAQLGAEVIRIDPTGGAPDYHRWPVSARTGASLYWSALNRGKRSVQIDVRSPQGRELVLALATAPGPDAGIVVDNQVGRPWLAYDELAKRRGDVIRMHIGGRADGGPAVDYTVNTEVGITALTGPADTDTPVNHVLPAWDLIAGMTATTGLLAALRHRDRTGEGSDLALALADVALAGVANMGWLTEAREQGDRPRHGNYMYGTFGVDFVAGDGARVMVVALTGRQWQALCAATGITDAAASVATVLGTDFTDEAQRYEHREVLAALMRPWFAARTGAEVADGLDAAGVLWSRYRRVSDVVADLAAGRSSAVVADVDQPGIGQVISARNPLREHGDYGPTAVAEGLGDSTDRVLGEVLGLDAAELARLHDAGVIG
- a CDS encoding hydroxyacid-oxoacid transhydrogenase → MSCCEHGDLAGDGAFTVDASRITFGRGCIAELGERARSLGMSRVAVFTDPVIAGLPFFAAATDSLRAAGLDVLVYAEVRVEPTDESFSAAVAFAVDARADGYVSVGGGSVIDTAKAANLYASHPADLLHYVNAPVGAGAPVPGPLAPHIACPTTSGTGSEVTGIAIFDLLSMGAKTGIAAPALRPSEALIDPDATDTLPGAVVACSGLDVLSHALESFTARPYFRRPVTGAPQLRPMSQGANPWSDFGAREALRLLGIYLQRAVDDDSDREAREQTMWAATLAGIAFGNAGVHVPHAMSYAVAGLVRDFTPAGYLSTEPLVPHGMAVVLNAPAVFRTLAPTAPQRHLEAAALLGADTRSATPDDAGEVLAGELIRIIRDVGLPNGLAGVGYGETDCAALVAGTWPQQRLLSNAPVDITREQLADLFGAALRYW
- a CDS encoding acyl-CoA thioesterase; protein product: MTDDNAKTDNAVTIDDYRYVLPITTRWMDNDVYGHVNNVTYYSYFDTVANHYLITEGGLDIATSPVIGLVVESKCNYRAPLAYPDQVRAALRVDRLSARSVTYGIAIFGRDVESPSAEGYFVHVFVDRDSRRAVPIPDRIREALTWIQA
- a CDS encoding carbohydrate kinase family protein, translated to MTARVLSVGEAVFDIVIGPDSTSEHIGGSMLNVAVGLATLGQPVSLCSWWAHDPHGEVLAQYARQAGVEITPGTETATSTPVAHARLDADGVASYEFDLTWAVPLPPEPSRFGHLHTGSFAVTLEPGGSTVLELARRMRHHGTVSYDANIRPALMKTPAVVRDRVEAMVRAADLAKASEEDLDWLYPGSTISEVMHTWAKTGPALVVITRGPQGVSALLAGHPEIVHLPQRPVAVVDTVGAGDSFMAGLLSGLLDSELLGSVSARSRLCGADWSQVRPALQRGLLTSALTVGHSGSYAPSLDEVAATAR